The following coding sequences are from one Lathamus discolor isolate bLatDis1 chromosome 10, bLatDis1.hap1, whole genome shotgun sequence window:
- the LOC136019894 gene encoding protocadherin alpha-C1-like isoform X2 gives MRGASSGLCRGVKKQETNKRGRSGGGGGSADIPPFDRLPPGGAGDTAASGWRLTDARSCRAVRSERRAQRRGAAAFHRTVTCGLGRVGAAEPPRSLREAGEPPALAANFSPCRRCTPVPLHFALGTWVFAEILDDVPAELVCGKLSRGGRMRVYLMLFCLICCTANGQVVYSIAEETERGVFVGNIAKDFGIDAATLLPRKFRMIASSSKQYFNINTSTGALTVNEPTDREQLCELKSPCLLNYELVLENPLELYRLEFKVLDINDNSPSFSLSEYHINVPEFLSPGARFTLPNAQDLDEGTNSVQNYTLSSDEHFHLEMQTRGDGSKYPELVLKKALDREQQAIHRLVLTAKDGGNPPRSGDVPVIVTVLDTNDNAPEFEHSVYRASILENSPSGTLVVQVHATDLDEGSNGEIRYSFSNTTSADLQQMFLIHPHTGEVIVNGILAVQRPLLEMLIEARDNGAFGMSSTAKLLVEITDVNNHGPEITVTSLSNPIPEDAVPGTVIALLSVLDKDPGENGKVTCRISDNLPFQLKPSLENYYSLVTSALLDRELISGYNITIAATDLGSPPITTQKTLWVQISDVNDNPPVFSADTFDVFVEENNPLGAFLYQVSASDPDIDENGRVSYILRNSTVAGNALASFLSVSLANGSIYAKRAFDFEQLRSFCFQVEAKDNGSPPLSTAITVNVYISDQNDNAPAILYPTSQNGSIAVEVVPRLADEDYLVTKVVADDEDNAQNAWLSYHIAHSSDSTLFHLTPHSGELRTTRSLRSTDFLKHKVVVVVQDHGDPPLSSTVTVGILLADTLPQALPDFDDNGEPPQLLNATNIYLIVSLACVSFIFAAFLVFLAIVRLCHCRTCCCAGCCCPADEYEKYCYSIRMLPSSHLPPDVLEVTGVGKLTHTYLYRASVGLGLSNGSIPNDDAGNIPGGSRLQVPGPCIQVQKVQSDGLSAVLVPKHPNPDWRYSASLRAGMQSAVHVEEAGILRGGPGGPDQQWPTVSSATTEPEAGEVSPPVGAGVNSNSWTFKFGPGNPKQGGPESKKQTQVSFLLRRKGESSQYSQ, from the coding sequence ATGCGCGGAGCCTCCTCGGGTCTCTGTCGGGGCgttaaaaagcaagaaacaaataaGAGGGGGAgaagcggcggcggcgggggaaGCGCAGACATCCCACCCTTCGACCGACTACCCCCCGGCGGCGCAGGTGACACCGCGGCCTCTGGGTGGCGTCTAACGGACGCGCGGAGCTGCCGCGCCGTGCGCAGCGAGCGGCGGGCGCAGCGGAGAGGAGCTGCCGCCTTTCACCGCACGGTAACCTGCGGCTTGGGGAGGGTGGGAGCCGCGGAGCCGCCGCGGAGCCTCCGCGAAGCCGGGGAGCCTCCCGCGCTTGCAGCGAACTTCTCGCCTTGCCGTCGGTGTACTCCGGTGCCCCTTCACTTTGCGCTGGGAACTTGGGTGTTTGCTGAAATTCTGGATGATGTTCCTGCTGAGCTGGTCTGCGGGAAGCTGAGCCGGGGAGGAAGAATGCGGGTCTATCTAATGCTCTTCTGCCTTATTTGCTGCACCGCGAATGGGCAAGTAGTGTATTCCATCGCTGAGGAAACGGAACGTGGAGTGTTTGTTGGGAACATAGCAAAGGACTTTGGAATAGATGCAGCTACACTTTTACCTCGGAAATTTCGCATGATCGCCAGTTCAAGTAagcaatattttaatataaataccAGCACGGGAGCTTTGACTGTTAACGAGCCCACAGATAGAGAGCAGCTTTGTGAATTAAAGTCTCCCTGTCTTCTGAATTACGAACTCGTGTTAGAAAATCCTCTAGAGCTTTATAGGTTGGAATTTAAAGTCTTGGACATAAATGACAACTCCCCCAGCTTTTCCTTAAGTGAATATCATATAAACGTGCCTGAGTTCCTGTCACCCGGGGCACGGTTTACACTCCCCAATGCTCAAGATCTTGATGAAGGTACCAACAGTGTCCAGAATTACACGCTGAGCTCTGATGAACATTTCCATTTGGAAATGCAGACACGCGGGGATGGGAGTAAATATCCTGAATTGGTGCTGAAGAAAGCCTTAGACAGGGAGCAGCAAGCCATTCACAGACTTGTCCTTACAGCCAAAGATGGTGGGAATCCTCCAAGGTCTGGTGATGTCCCAGTCATTGTGACAGTGCTGGATACCAATGACAATGCACCAGAATTTGAGCACTCAGTCTACAGGGCGAGTATCTTGGAAAACTCCCCCAGTGGCACTTTGGTAGTACAAGTGCATGCCACAGACTTAGATGAAGGTTCAAATGGAGAAATCAGGTATTCCTTTAGCAATACTACTTCTGCTGATCTGCAGCAAATGTTCTTAATTCATCCACACACTGGGGAGGTGATAGTCAATGGCATTTTAGCTGTTCAGAGACCTCTCCTTGAGATGCTTATTGAGGCAAGGGATAATGGGGCATTTGGCATGTCCAGCACAGCTAAGCTGCTGGTGGAGATCACTGATGTGAACAATCATGGTCCAGAGATAACAGTTACATCCCTTTCCAATCCCATTCCTGAGGATGCTGTTCCTGGCACAGTGATAGCTCTTCTGAGTGTTTTGGATAAGGACCCTGGGGAGAATGGGAAAGTAACCTGCCGGATCTCTGATAACCTTCCCTTCCAGTTAAAGCCTTCTCTTGAAAATTACTACAGCCTGGTCACCAGTGCGCTTCTGGATCGAGAGCTGATCAGTGGGTACAACATCACCATCGCTGCCACAGACTTGGGCTCTCCACCCATCACCACCCAGAAGACACTTTGGGTGCAGATTTCTGATGTGAATGATAACCCCCCTGTCTTCAGTGCTGACACATTTGATGTGTTTGTGGAGGAGAACAATCCACTTGGTGCTTTTCTCTACCAGGTCTCAGCATCTGACCCTGATATAGATGAGAATGGACGAGTCTCTTACATACTCAGGAATTCCACAGTTGCAGGCAATGCCCTGGCCAGCTTTTTGTCTGTGAGTTTGGCCAATGGGAGCATCTATGCAAAACGTGCCTTTGACTTTGAGCAGCTTAGGAGCTTTTGTTTCCAAGTGGAAGCCAAGGACAATGGATCACCACCCTTGAGCACTGCCATAACTGTGAATGTTTACATCTCAGACCAGAATGACAATGCCCCAGCCATCCTGTACCCCACCAGCCAGAATGGTTCAATAGCAGTGGAAGTTGTGCCCCGCCTGGCTGATGAGGACTACCTGGTGACCAAAGTggtggcagatgatgaagacaATGCGCAGAATGCCTGGCTTTCCTATCACATTGCCCACTCCTCTGACTCCACCCTGTTCCACTTGACACCACACTCTGGTGAGCTGCGCACCACGCGCTCCTTGCGCTCCACCGACTTTCTCAAGCACAAGGTGGTTGTGGTGGTGCAGGATCATGGGGATCCACCGCTCTCCTCTACTGTGACTGTGGGCATCCTGCTGGCTGACACCCTGCCCCAGGCACTGCCAGATTTTGATGACAATGGGGAGCCACCACAACTGCTCAATGCTACAAACATCTACTTGATTGTTTCCCTTGCTTGCGTCTCCTTCATCTTTGCGGCATTCCTCGTCTTTCTTGCCATTGTGCGGTTGTGCCACTGCCGGacttgctgctgtgctggctgctgctgcccagctgatGAGTATGAAAAGTATTGCTATAGCATACGCATGCTTCCTAGTTCCCATCTCCCACCAGATGTGTTGGAGGTCACTGGTGTGGGTAAACTGACTCATACCTACTTGTACAGGGCATCTGTGGGTCTTGGGCTTAGTAATGGCAGCATCCCAAATGATGATGCTGGGAACATTCCTGGAGGTTCAAGGTTACAAGTGCCGGGACCCTGCATTCAAGTGCAGAAGGTCCAAAGTGATGGGTTGAGTGCTGTCCTTGTG